One region of Caldimonas thermodepolymerans genomic DNA includes:
- a CDS encoding DUF1631 family protein: MAISADPKALAAQARKTFLNVLLYGAPNALAAVEEGARTLATQAAPPDLLLRRRDAWSDVQRLRGKWQQELSERLQRRMAGELADSGGSSKPAGLARRGAELSLVDDATIEHEILSSRLALAVMDQAATEFTDLRSRMTAMERRDELSSTDVLRPHTVAREVLDAWLACGLSIEAWRALQPVLHDEFGHLVVLGYHETNKWLIAHGVLPEIDLRPLIRRTRDTGNPAPGVSSAAQSLAGGAASVHVHSGPGSLRHVNDETRLMTRASALLRASEQAQAVLGRLNRLVGRQVPDFEATTTHHASPQLMAAIADVEREVRQRTGSTRPDLVIPSTPVLLDELNEKKQALKRTTSSPIERATIEIVALLFQSILTEERLPASVRVWFARLQMPVLRVAIAEPDFFATIDHPARKLIDRMGACVMGFDASTAGAMGDALEKEIKRVVQVVEAYPDTGRRVFQTVLVEFEKFLEHYFTKENESSRKGVSLAQQVEQREILTIQYTIELRKMLNEVPVQDGVREFLFQIWADVLAMTAVKTGQQSEQTKAMKRAAADLIWSASAKVSREERAEVIRRLPPLLKTLRDGMASAGVPPDKQEEHIQALNNSLAAAFTAKAAAIPSERLDELMMRLETLEELLPDTEVEIDESMVVDLSGHETTGLEVVTEGGSMPSPAMVAWARGIQVGSWFKLDYRGRSEAVQLAWQGLRKQLSLFVSPTGRCILFQQHRLAAFLQAGLMVPAEEEALTVRATRSALAKLDADPSRLLN; this comes from the coding sequence ATGGCGATCTCCGCCGATCCGAAGGCGCTCGCTGCACAGGCGCGCAAGACCTTTCTGAACGTGCTCCTTTACGGGGCACCCAATGCGCTGGCGGCCGTCGAGGAGGGCGCGCGGACCCTGGCCACCCAGGCCGCGCCGCCGGACCTGCTGCTGCGGCGCCGCGACGCCTGGTCGGACGTGCAGCGGCTGCGCGGCAAGTGGCAGCAGGAGCTGTCCGAGCGCCTGCAGCGCCGCATGGCCGGCGAGCTCGCCGACAGCGGCGGCTCCAGCAAGCCGGCCGGGCTCGCCCGGCGCGGGGCCGAGCTGTCCCTGGTGGACGACGCCACCATCGAGCACGAGATCCTCAGCTCCCGCCTGGCCCTGGCCGTGATGGACCAGGCGGCCACCGAGTTCACCGACCTGCGCTCGCGCATGACCGCGATGGAGCGCCGCGACGAGCTGTCCTCCACCGACGTGCTGCGCCCGCACACCGTCGCGCGCGAGGTGCTCGACGCCTGGCTGGCCTGCGGCCTGAGCATCGAGGCCTGGCGGGCACTGCAGCCGGTGCTGCACGACGAATTCGGCCACCTGGTGGTGCTGGGCTACCACGAGACCAACAAGTGGCTGATCGCGCACGGCGTGCTGCCGGAGATCGACCTGCGGCCGCTGATCCGGCGCACCCGCGACACCGGCAACCCGGCCCCCGGCGTCAGCTCGGCGGCGCAGTCGCTCGCCGGCGGGGCGGCCTCCGTCCACGTGCATTCCGGTCCGGGCAGCCTGCGCCATGTCAACGACGAGACCCGGCTGATGACGCGCGCCTCGGCGCTGCTGCGCGCCTCCGAGCAGGCGCAGGCGGTGCTCGGGCGGCTCAACCGCCTGGTCGGGCGCCAGGTGCCGGATTTCGAGGCGACCACCACGCACCATGCCTCGCCGCAGCTGATGGCGGCCATCGCCGACGTCGAGCGCGAGGTGCGCCAGCGCACCGGCAGCACGCGGCCCGACCTGGTCATTCCCAGCACCCCGGTGCTGCTGGACGAGCTCAACGAGAAGAAGCAGGCGCTCAAGCGCACCACCTCGTCGCCGATCGAGCGCGCCACGATCGAGATCGTCGCGCTGCTGTTCCAGAGCATCCTGACCGAGGAGCGCCTGCCCGCTTCGGTGCGCGTCTGGTTCGCCCGGCTGCAGATGCCGGTGCTGCGCGTGGCGATCGCCGAGCCCGACTTCTTTGCCACCATCGACCACCCGGCGCGCAAGCTGATCGACCGCATGGGCGCCTGCGTGATGGGCTTCGACGCCTCCACCGCCGGGGCGATGGGCGATGCGCTGGAGAAGGAGATCAAGCGCGTCGTGCAGGTGGTCGAGGCCTACCCCGACACCGGCCGCCGCGTGTTCCAGACCGTGCTGGTCGAGTTCGAGAAGTTCCTCGAGCACTACTTCACCAAGGAAAACGAGTCCTCGCGCAAGGGCGTCTCGCTGGCCCAGCAGGTCGAGCAGCGCGAGATCCTCACGATCCAGTACACGATCGAGCTGCGCAAGATGCTCAACGAGGTGCCGGTGCAGGACGGGGTGCGCGAGTTCCTGTTCCAGATCTGGGCCGACGTGCTGGCGATGACCGCGGTCAAGACCGGCCAGCAGAGCGAGCAGACCAAGGCGATGAAGCGCGCCGCGGCCGACCTGATCTGGTCGGCCAGCGCCAAGGTCTCGCGCGAGGAGCGCGCCGAGGTGATCCGGCGCCTGCCACCGCTGCTCAAGACGCTGCGCGACGGCATGGCCAGCGCCGGGGTGCCGCCGGACAAGCAGGAGGAACACATCCAGGCGCTGAACAACTCGCTGGCCGCGGCCTTCACCGCCAAGGCGGCGGCGATCCCGTCCGAACGCCTGGACGAGCTGATGATGCGGCTGGAGACGCTGGAAGAGCTGCTGCCCGACACCGAGGTCGAGATCGACGAGTCGATGGTGGTGGACCTGTCCGGCCACGAGACCACCGGGCTGGAAGTCGTCACCGAGGGCGGCTCGATGCCCAGCCCCGCGATGGTCGCCTGGGCGCGCGGCATCCAGGTCGGCAGCTGGTTCAAGCTGGACTACCGTGGCCGCAGCGAGGCGGTGCAGCTGGCCTGGCAGGGCCTGCGCAAGCAGCTCAGCCTGTTCGTCTCGCCGACCGGCCGCTGCATCCTGTTCCAGCAGCACCGCCTGGCCGCCTTCCTGCAGGCCGGGCTGATGGTGCCGGCCGAGGAAGAGGCGCTGACCGTGCGCGCCACGCGCAGCGCGCTGGCCAAGCTCGACGCCGACCCTAGCCGGCTGCTGAACTGA